The DNA sequence TTAGTAAGATTTTCTAGAGTTATAATAGAGGCATTTTAATGTATTTATTATTTTGAAGTGTAAATTTTCTCTATGCACCCATGGTCCTTTGAAGTTGCTTCCGATCTGGAAGAGTGGCCTCCTTTAGGTCATTCTGTAGAGGAAGCATATATATGTGATATGGCCAGTGTTAAACAGCATGTTGTTCAGTAATAGCATCATGTTACCTGTCTTCTGGTAAACTTTATATGTAAAgttgaaaatattttcataaaaaatgaAGCAGAGAAGTGGGTTCGTAATCATACATTTCTTTGGAAAAAAAAGAGATTTCAATAGAGTTTCCTTTTGAGAGCTTCTGCTTGTTCATGTTATTGTTATCAGACCCAAATGTTGTACAGCTAGATTTGTTGCTAGTCTCTTGATATCTTGTCCCCTACTTTTTAATTTTGTTAGCATTTAATTTCTGTGAATAATTCATTCCAGAATTGCATGAAAGCTtctatttttctaaaattatatatatattttgtgtaGATAATGCTGGCGTTATTGTGAATCCAAAGGGGGAAATGAAAggtattttttctttgaactCGTTATTTGGGCTGTGGCAGTCAATATTCCTCTGTTTAAATTGTCTTTTTATCTGGACATTTATTAACTGTTATGTTTTCCTTTTTGGCTTCTTGGCTCGTGTTCTTCAAATTTATTGACTTATTATTCCATGTTTTTTCTCAGGATCTGCTATTACAGGACCCATCGGCAAGGAATGTGCTGATCTGTGGCCTAGAATTGCCAGTGCTGCTAATGCCATCGTTTAATGATGTGCTTTTTGCAAGGCTTGCGTAAATTTGGAGTTTTGTTTCATCTTGATAAATCTAGGACAATAATAATTATATCTTCGCTTGTTTCATAATTAAACCAATAATAATTATATCTTCGGTTTTCTCTTTGTATCAGTATTCATTCGAAATCGCTGGTCGATACTATGCTTCTAATGGAACTTTTTTAGTAGGAATAGCTTTGGTGCTATTCTCATAAACATGAGCATGCGTAATGCTCTTACATTTACCTAATAACTGCTTGTCTAACTATATTGAATAATAGCCTCGTGGGCCTTCTCTTCATGCGCTTTCCCACTGCATGAGAAACAAGAAAGCCTCCAACTGCGTCGCCTTCCCTTCTTTCTCCCGACTACGCTGCTTGATTGGTCTTCCGTCTCATGTTCCGGCGTCATCTCAGCTTTCCACGTCTCCAGTTTGGTCTCCAATTCCTCCCTCTCCCGCTCCTCTGCGTCTCTTTCCGTCTCCGCTGATCCGGTCCTCTCCAGCTGCGGTTCGCCGCAGTCGGCCGGCGGCGACGTGTCGCTGTTGTACTTCTCCTGTTTCGCACCGATGAGGTCTTTGTAGGCGAAGGCCGCCAGGGACTGGAGGTCGAAGGACAGCGGCATGATCTTGTCGGAGTCGTGGAGGGCGACGCCGAGGTTGAGGATGCCGTGGGGGCAGAGCGTGGAGGGGCGGCGCACCTGGAGGGCCACGCAGCGGCTGGCGCCGGGGGCTAGGCGGAGGGCGCTGAGGACGACGCGGAcggtgccgaggaggtggtcgcGGAGGGGGCTGAGGCGGCCGCGGGCGGCGTGGAGGTGCACGTTGACGGCCGAGGTCTCGGAGCGGAGGAATGCGTCGTCGACGCGGAAGACGAACTTGTCGTTCCAGGTTGGGTCGGTGATGCCGGCGCGGTCCACCCGGGTGTAGAGCTTGTGCTTTGGGTCGACCCATGCGGACGCGTAGGCCTGCAAGGACCGGGAAGCGGGGAAGAGCCCCTGGCCGGAGATGATGGTGATCTCGAGGAGGTGGAAATGCATTGCTACGGGGGAGCCGATGGTGGTCGAATGGTGGTGGTGATGGCGACCGAAGGAGCCACCATCCACCGGCTTCATGTCGGGGCTTTCCTCCAAGGTGAAGCGATACTTGCTTATGTACCAGGAGACGGGAGGAAGACGCGCCCTGGGGAGGCCGAGAATAGCCAGAGCTAAAGTTGGCATGGGGTCAAAACTTGGCTCGTGCAACACGTTTACTGCCCCACATTTGCACCCGGCTCACCTGCACGATTGTGATTGGCTTTATCTGACATGTCCTACTAAAGTAAAGAGAAAGTGGGTGTTTGATGGCGTACACGTAAAGGGTCGCGGGTCTTGCGATTGGTGTGTCGTGACGCGCGCTTATCACGAGCCGGTCAATCGGAAATAGCCAACACATAATTGGCATTGTGGCTGAACCAGACCCGAACCCTGTTCTCCTACAATGAATCAGTTCCGTGGCATTGTGTTAATAAATGTGTGACTCATCtttattttttagataattatgttataaataatgaatcaattatttttattttagataattaaaaaataaatctaattaGGGTGAATTCACGTGAGAatcattaaaaaataagtatatatttatttatttttatggacTTGGAGAGGAAGAAGCAATGTAAGAAGAACCGATCATATTCAATGCACATATTAAATCCATAAAACTCGAACTAATGAATGGGACTGATCCAATTGAAGCAAGCCGGTGACCGCGTGGGTCGTTGGGTTGCGTCTCGAATACCAGCGGCCTGGGTTCTGCGTTCGAGCATATATAAATGAGCGTTCGAAGCCCTAAATTGCCCGTGTCTTCCCTCTCGCGCTCGCGGCCTTCGTACGGTTCCGGTGTCGTCGGTATTCTTCCCTCCTCCCCTCGTCCTTCGGATCCTTTCCACCGGCGATTCCCCTCGGTGTCACGATCCCTCCTAGCTGAGGCATTTGCCTTGAATTCTCTCTCGTTTCGGAGATCTCGCCTATACCTTGATCCACGGGCTTCCCCACCCGAGTCCGAGGTACAATCACCCTCTCTCTCGCGCTCTTGTTTGATCGGAGTTGGTGTTTTGATCTGGTTTTGGTGTTGTTAGATGCTTTTTGTTTATTGGGCGGATACTTTATCTCGAAGCAATCCTCTCTGGAGTCGTTCCTCGAAGATTTTCGTTAGTTTAGAGTTCTGTTTTTTGCGAATGCTTTCGTCTTAGCATTTAAGCCTCGTTCATGGTTATTGGAAGAAAAGCGCCTatctttttgttatttttcatgatattaaGGGGAAAATTGTGGATTTTTGTGATATGACACGATGTAACTGACCCAATCAAACGGCGTAAACTGCTTTAACTAGTCCGATCGTGTTGGACAAGTGCAACATGGAACACTTCAGTtcggtttttctttctttttcatgagGACTTCAACTTCTTTTATCTTGTTATGCTTTTAATGTCACATAGTAATATCATAGACTCAAAACACTCTGGATTTCTATATAAcacctctctctccttttttattGTGTATCTAGTTTgaatttttataatttgaatagTTGATTTGATTTTGTCTACTTTCAGGAGTAACATGTTTAGAGAACGAAATGTCTCAATCCTGGGCAGATAATGTCAAGTCTTCATCTGGATCCACTTCGCAGTCCAGTCCCCACCTTGTGTTTCCACATGTTTCGCATACCAATTTGAAGCACAGGTGGAAATATATTATAGTATAATTATTTGAGTAGTTCTTAGTTATATTGCTTttgtttttttaaatttctttcttCAAAAGTATGCTATTGATGTGCTACATAGTTCTCTAATAATTCTTATCTTGTTCATATGGTGCCTTCATAGAGACACTTGCTCTATGGATATTAAAAGTAATAAAAGATAGCATATGAAGATGTCCAAGCAAAGCAGGGTTTATGTTAGACGTACCATGGATTTTAATAGGGAGAGAGCGATGTTGCCGTGGTCCTCTAATAATAGCCTTATTGGTAGTTATATCTGCTTGTGTCAACCTCCAAATAAGTCCTTGTTGTTTGCGCTCAAAGACAATAGGCCTTTAGCAATCAAGTATCAGAAGGACCCTTTTGGATGGTAGAAAGGTGTGGAAGAGTAGAGGTTAGAGGTTTGGGATAATGATGTCTAGAGGTAATTAAGAAATAGAAGGCTTGGGGATTGAACATGAACAATGTGACTGTGAAATGGTGGATCATGGATTGGGCCTGGACTGTAAATGGAGATATTAAATAGCTGGTGGTTTAAGATACTAAGGTGGATAAAAGGGATAAGGAAAAGAGGTGACAGAGAGGTTGATGCCTTCAACACACTCTGATTCATCATATTGGTTTTGAGTGGGAATGGGTAGCCACTCCTCATAGAAATACAATTTCTTGACTTGTTCCTCAGTGCTAGTGTTTATTACCCTCATTGCTTCTTGCATTTATATAATTAGAATGGGAGAAAAATAAAATGGAAAAATAATGTAGAACAAGATGTAAAATCTTAAACATATGCTTTGATCAATCTATTATGCCTAACAAGgataaaaaattgggatccataTTGGCCTTTTATTTGGTCTTTTATTGTCTGTCAATACAGATTTTGAGCTACTCTCAATGTTGCTTTTATTGTCTTATTTTGATGCATCATAGCAGCTATCTTCATATGATGTTTCAGAGATAGAAATAACGATGCACTCGTGTATTAATTTCGATTCATATATGTGTTAGATATGAATCTGAATTTTCAGAAATACTAATCCAGTCCTTTTAGATCCAAACCAATCGACCATTCACATTTGAATTTCTCTGTTTTAGAAATGTTTTTCAGTTGTTAGCATGGAGGGAGATGTCTCCTCGGTCTAAGCATAAGAAACAGCTTTGGAAAGAAGGCTCAAACTGGAGTGCTGATTATGTTGCACTAAGATGTGAAAAATTGGATGCTAGAAATGCTTTGGCTTCTTGGTAACGTAGCTTCTGTATGCTATATTTCATTAATGGCttgttatttttgaaaattttcatataaTGCCATATTTTTAGGCATCGTATGGAGTAATTTATTGTTCTAAATTTGTAGTTGATGATTCTAAGTACACATGAGTATGAGAAGGTATATGTTGATCTATTGGCATTTGGCTTTCTCAGGGTAGAAGCAGAGTCTTTGCGTCATTTATCTGCTAAATATTCTCCTCTTGTGCCTCCTCCAAGGTCCACAATTGCAGCAGCATTTAGTTCTGATGGAAATACAATTGCTTCCACACAGTAAGTTCATTCCCCTGCTTCAGCTGTACTACATACATAGTCAGTCATAACTAACTGAATATGTTTGCAGTGGTGACCACACTGTCAAGATAATTGACTGCCAAACAGGGAACTGTTTAAAGGTGTTAAGTGGTCATCGACGGACACCTTGGGTGGTATGTGCACATATTGTTTGTATGTTTTTTCTCTTTATGTTTGTGCATTACTATAATGAACTGACGTGGGTGGAGCTTGCTTGCATTTTACAATATTCTTGAGTAAAAAAAAAGTTTGCCACTGTGAATATCTGGTCCATTTTTTGGTTCACTTGCGCTTCACTTCTACTTTCACTGCCACTTCCTTTCTAACAACTCCAGTATGTCAGCCTTCCTAGGACTGGTCTGTTTTGTTGATTCCTTTAACATTGAAATTTTCTTGTTCTGTTCGTTAAAATTTGTTTTGCATCATGATCCCTGTTTTACATTCTTATTACTTTCTCTTGCTGGAAGGGATTTGCTTATTGGTTTTTAAGTTGCAAGATACAGATACTAGATTTACAAGCTGATGGTATAATCTGTCATTTGTTTCCCATGGTTACCATTATGATCTTCACTGTTCTAGTCTGAGTTCTTGAAAAACTCTAGTTTTGTGTGTATGTTTTCTTCAAGATTATTGTATTAAACTCTTTTCACTGTCTAATGTCTCATCCAGGTTAGGTTCCATCCATTACACCCAGAAAAACTTGCAAGCGGTAGTTTGGATCATGAAGTTCGATTATGGGACACAGAGACAGCAGATTGTATAGGGTCACATGATTTTTGTATTACCCTTTAACACGTTTTTGAAAA is a window from the Musa acuminata AAA Group cultivar baxijiao chromosome BXJ2-1, Cavendish_Baxijiao_AAA, whole genome shotgun sequence genome containing:
- the LOC103989745 gene encoding uncharacterized protein LOC103989745 → MPTLALAILGLPRARLPPVSWYISKYRFTLEESPDMKPVDGGSFGRHHHHHSTTIGSPVAMHFHLLEITIISGQGLFPASRSLQAYASAWVDPKHKLYTRVDRAGITDPTWNDKFVFRVDDAFLRSETSAVNVHLHAARGRLSPLRDHLLGTVRVVLSALRLAPGASRCVALQVRRPSTLCPHGILNLGVALHDSDKIMPLSFDLQSLAAFAYKDLIGAKQEKYNSDTSPPADCGEPQLERTGSAETERDAEEREREELETKLETWKAEMTPEHETEDQSSSVVGRKKGRRRSWRLSCFSCSGKAHEEKAHEAIIQYS